The Diaphorobacter ruginosibacter genome contains a region encoding:
- a CDS encoding cobalamin biosynthesis protein — MELAAVNAMADHECVVLGIGMRAQAKAAVLQSLWIQAGLGLPALTRFCAVAVLDGKEGSPALGEWVTQLPFHVAILPVAAHALPGQPVVTRSERLLRRYGTGSVAEAVALSAAAPAPTLLLPRRVADDGSATLAAALRHRQSGQIYRCLAAGCAPAATESQGVTA; from the coding sequence ATGGAGCTGGCAGCCGTGAATGCGATGGCGGACCATGAATGCGTGGTGCTCGGCATCGGCATGCGCGCACAGGCCAAGGCCGCCGTTCTGCAATCACTGTGGATACAGGCAGGGCTCGGCCTGCCCGCGCTGACACGGTTTTGCGCCGTGGCAGTGCTCGATGGCAAGGAAGGCAGTCCGGCGCTTGGGGAGTGGGTCACCCAACTTCCTTTCCACGTGGCCATATTGCCGGTGGCGGCGCACGCGTTACCGGGTCAACCTGTAGTCACCCGTTCCGAAAGGCTGCTGCGGCGTTATGGCACGGGCAGCGTCGCGGAAGCGGTGGCCCTGTCGGCTGCAGCGCCGGCCCCCACACTGCTGCTGCCCCGGCGAGTGGCGGATGACGGCAGCGCCACACTGGCCGCCGCCCTGCGACATCGCCAGAGTGGCCAGATCTATCGTTGTCTGGCGGCAGGATGCGCTCCTGCCGCCACTGAAAGTCAAGGAGTTACGGCATGA
- a CDS encoding sensor histidine kinase gives MPRTSNDIDKEIDDLRPDPDALVARLQAEQASAHRGKLRIYFGSNAGVGKTFAMLGAAQRESQAGRSIVVGLVETHGRAETAQQLHGLQQLPLLDVVYQGRQLKEFDLDAALARRPDVLLLDELAHSNVPGSRHAKRWQDVEELIDAGIDVWTTLNVQHLESLNDVVGGIVGIRVRETVPDHIFDDADEVVMVDISPDELLRRLKEGKVYHLEQAERASRHFFRRGNLLALRELALRRTADRVDEDMRDYRRERSIGDVWPTRERLLVGVGGRAGDDALVRQVARLARRLDADWLVVYVDAPHRQHRPRSAQAAVLKTLALAVRLGAETATIPGDDVALALVNFARERNASHLVLAQSARSAWTLLRRFARSLPERVAEIDSSLDVLVLSTRGQGAANGHAGQAHPAREPLPVRKPVRWRGYVGATLACLAVTALAEMLLQVFDPANVVMVFLLTVILSALRWGRGPGAWAALLAVLCFDFFFVQPRGSFSIADTQYLFTFALMLGVALVCGQLMARLRHEAHVAAERERRVGALARLARDLSGALTQEQVAEIALGTVSGVFDARAGLLLPDPGERLQLVAGSAVTPDVSLARWSMEHGQMAGRGTDTLHAASALYVPLQAPVRGRGVLALEMRSPARLDVPEERRLLEACASQIALALERVHFVEVAQQTQIVMEGERMRNTLLSAVSHDLRTPLTSILGAAQAALPHVPQGPGHEMLVQLRNQAQSMQQLVENLLAMARMQQGGVHLKREWIPVEELVGSALQQLRDRLAGHPVRTDLPAHLPLLSIDGTMMERVLVNLLDNACRYTPEGTILRIAARVESTVNGAEQLVLSIADSGPGLPVQMAESELFEPFTRGVSESSISGIGLGLALARRIVEAHGGTLTAHSAEPGPGAVFAIALPVQAQPDVE, from the coding sequence ATGCCCCGTACGTCCAACGACATCGACAAGGAGATAGACGACCTGCGTCCCGATCCGGACGCGCTCGTCGCGCGGCTTCAGGCCGAGCAGGCGAGCGCGCATCGAGGGAAGCTGCGCATCTACTTCGGCTCCAATGCCGGTGTCGGGAAGACCTTCGCGATGCTGGGTGCCGCGCAGCGCGAGTCGCAGGCGGGGCGCTCCATCGTGGTGGGGCTGGTCGAGACCCATGGCCGGGCCGAGACCGCGCAGCAATTGCACGGGCTACAGCAACTGCCGTTGCTGGACGTTGTCTACCAGGGCAGGCAGCTCAAGGAGTTCGACCTCGACGCGGCGCTCGCGCGGCGCCCCGACGTGCTGCTGCTCGATGAACTGGCGCACAGCAATGTGCCGGGCTCGCGCCACGCCAAGCGCTGGCAGGACGTGGAGGAACTGATCGATGCGGGCATCGACGTGTGGACCACACTCAATGTGCAGCATCTTGAAAGCCTGAACGACGTGGTGGGCGGCATCGTCGGCATCCGGGTGCGCGAGACGGTGCCCGACCACATCTTCGACGATGCCGATGAAGTGGTGATGGTGGACATCTCGCCCGACGAGCTGCTGAGGCGTCTCAAGGAGGGCAAGGTCTACCACCTGGAGCAGGCGGAGCGCGCGTCCAGGCATTTCTTCCGGCGCGGCAATCTGCTGGCGCTGCGCGAGCTGGCGCTTCGCAGGACGGCGGATCGCGTGGACGAGGACATGCGCGACTACCGGCGCGAGCGATCCATCGGCGACGTCTGGCCCACGCGAGAGCGACTCCTGGTGGGAGTGGGCGGACGTGCCGGTGACGATGCGCTGGTGCGCCAGGTGGCGCGGCTTGCCCGGCGGCTCGATGCCGACTGGCTGGTGGTGTATGTCGATGCACCCCACCGGCAGCACCGGCCGCGCAGCGCACAGGCGGCGGTGCTGAAGACACTGGCGCTTGCTGTGCGGCTGGGAGCGGAAACCGCCACGATTCCCGGTGACGACGTGGCCCTGGCGCTGGTGAACTTCGCGCGGGAGCGCAATGCCAGCCATCTGGTGCTGGCGCAGAGCGCGCGCTCCGCCTGGACGCTGCTGCGCCGGTTCGCGCGCAGCCTGCCGGAGCGCGTGGCGGAGATCGATTCGAGCCTGGACGTTCTTGTGCTCTCCACGCGTGGGCAAGGGGCCGCCAATGGCCATGCGGGCCAGGCGCACCCGGCGCGCGAGCCGCTGCCGGTGCGTAAGCCGGTGCGCTGGCGGGGCTATGTGGGCGCCACGCTGGCCTGCCTGGCCGTCACCGCGCTCGCGGAAATGCTGCTGCAGGTGTTCGATCCCGCGAATGTGGTGATGGTGTTCCTGCTGACCGTGATCCTGAGCGCGCTGCGCTGGGGACGCGGGCCCGGCGCGTGGGCCGCGCTGCTGGCCGTTCTGTGTTTCGATTTCTTCTTCGTGCAGCCGCGAGGCTCGTTCAGCATTGCCGACACGCAGTACCTGTTCACCTTTGCCTTGATGCTGGGTGTGGCGCTGGTGTGCGGCCAGCTGATGGCGCGGCTGCGGCACGAGGCGCATGTGGCGGCCGAGCGTGAGCGGCGCGTGGGAGCACTTGCCCGGCTGGCGCGCGACCTGTCGGGGGCGCTCACGCAGGAGCAGGTGGCGGAGATCGCCTTGGGCACGGTGTCCGGTGTGTTCGATGCGCGTGCAGGGCTGCTGCTGCCTGATCCGGGAGAGCGGCTGCAACTGGTGGCAGGCAGTGCGGTCACGCCCGACGTGAGCCTTGCGCGCTGGAGCATGGAGCATGGCCAGATGGCCGGGCGCGGCACCGATACGCTGCATGCGGCCAGTGCGCTGTATGTTCCGCTGCAGGCGCCCGTGCGGGGGCGCGGCGTGCTGGCGCTGGAGATGCGCTCGCCCGCGCGGCTCGACGTGCCGGAGGAGCGGCGCCTGCTGGAGGCCTGTGCCAGCCAGATCGCCCTGGCGCTGGAGCGCGTGCATTTCGTGGAGGTGGCGCAGCAGACACAGATCGTGATGGAGGGCGAGCGCATGCGCAACACGCTTTTGTCTGCCGTCTCGCACGATCTGCGGACGCCGCTGACCAGCATCCTGGGGGCCGCGCAGGCAGCCTTGCCGCATGTGCCGCAAGGCCCCGGGCACGAGATGCTCGTGCAGTTGCGCAATCAGGCCCAGTCCATGCAGCAGCTGGTCGAGAATCTGTTGGCCATGGCGCGTATGCAGCAGGGCGGCGTGCATCTTAAACGCGAGTGGATTCCGGTCGAGGAGCTGGTGGGAAGCGCCTTGCAGCAGTTGCGTGACAGGCTTGCGGGCCATCCTGTGCGCACGGATCTGCCTGCGCATCTGCCGCTGCTCAGCATCGATGGGACGATGATGGAGCGCGTGCTTGTGAACCTGCTCGACAATGCCTGCAGGTATACACCTGAAGGTACCATTTTGCGCATCGCCGCGCGTGTCGAGTCGACGGTGAACGGTGCGGAGCAACTGGTGCTGAGCATTGCCGACAGCGGACCTGGCCTGCCTGTCCAGATGGCGGAGAGCGAGTTGTTCGAGCCTTTCACGCGTGGCGTATCCGAATCGAGCATCTCCGGGATCGGCCTGGGACTGGCACTGGCGCGGCGCATTGTGGAGGCGCATGGCGGCACCTTGACGGCGCATTCCGCTGAGCCGGGGCCTGGGGCTGTATTTGCGATCGCGCTGCCGGTTCAGGCGCAACCCGACGTGGAGTGA
- the cobI gene encoding precorrin-2 C(20)-methyltransferase, translated as MSVKADRLVRNARHVAFFRKKGRAGKARQLVDGLLADGAVEYPMEYPVTTEIPVDSAEYVQQLSRFYDEWCLRLAELARSEQVIVLCEGDPFLYGSFMHLYTRLRERGDVALQVVPGIPGMVGCWHATGEPITWGDDVLSVMTGTLSEDELVRRMDTAEALVVMKVGRNLPRIRRALVRAGRLEAAWLVQNGTTAHEQVARLAEVSDETCPYFAIVLVHGQGRRPEAAW; from the coding sequence ATGAGCGTGAAGGCCGACAGGCTGGTGCGCAACGCACGCCATGTGGCCTTCTTCCGCAAGAAGGGCCGCGCCGGCAAGGCGCGCCAGCTGGTCGATGGCCTGCTTGCCGACGGTGCCGTCGAATATCCGATGGAATACCCGGTGACCACGGAAATCCCCGTGGACAGCGCCGAGTACGTGCAGCAGCTCTCCCGCTTCTACGACGAGTGGTGCCTGCGCCTGGCCGAACTGGCCCGCAGCGAACAGGTGATCGTGCTGTGCGAAGGCGATCCGTTTCTCTATGGGTCCTTCATGCATCTCTACACCCGCCTGCGCGAGCGCGGCGATGTCGCGCTGCAGGTGGTTCCCGGCATTCCCGGCATGGTGGGCTGCTGGCACGCCACGGGCGAGCCGATCACGTGGGGCGACGACGTCCTCAGCGTGATGACGGGCACCCTCTCCGAAGACGAGCTGGTGCGCCGCATGGACACGGCCGAGGCGCTGGTGGTGATGAAGGTGGGCCGCAACCTGCCGCGCATCCGCCGTGCCTTGGTGCGTGCGGGGCGGCTGGAGGCGGCCTGGCTGGTACAGAACGGGACCACGGCCCATGAGCAGGTGGCCAGGCTGGCCGAAGTGAGCGATGAGACCTGCCCCTATTTCGCCATCGTGCTGGTGCACGGGCAGGGTCGACGACCGGAGGCTGCATGGTGA
- the cobF gene encoding precorrin-6A synthase (deacetylating), which translates to MSTTLPPVELTLIGIGTGNPDHLTRQAISAMNAADLILLPHKGEDKAELAALRQSLCDAVLAPGTAVHIAGFDMPVRRSQGDDYLVQVDEWHAAITMRWQAAMADALARGAVDPSRRNALRVALLVWGDPSLYDSTLRIAARMQPAPVRITVVAGITSMQALTAAHAIPVNDIGQPFVVTTGRQLREHGWPAGVDTLMVMLDGQCSFAVLPSDVAHDVQIWWGAYLGMPQQLLDHGPLAEVAERIAATRAAARARHGWIMDIYLLRRSPAHSTSGCA; encoded by the coding sequence ATGAGCACCACACTGCCGCCCGTGGAACTGACGCTGATCGGCATCGGCACAGGCAACCCTGATCACCTCACGCGCCAGGCGATCAGCGCCATGAACGCTGCTGACCTGATCCTGCTGCCCCACAAGGGCGAGGACAAGGCCGAACTGGCTGCCCTGCGCCAATCGCTGTGCGATGCAGTACTGGCGCCCGGCACGGCGGTGCATATTGCCGGATTCGACATGCCAGTGCGCCGCAGCCAGGGCGACGACTATCTGGTGCAGGTGGATGAATGGCATGCTGCCATCACCATGCGCTGGCAGGCAGCCATGGCCGATGCGCTGGCACGGGGCGCCGTCGACCCGTCCCGGCGGAACGCCCTGCGCGTGGCCCTGCTGGTGTGGGGTGACCCCTCGCTCTACGACAGCACGCTGCGCATTGCCGCCCGCATGCAGCCCGCACCGGTGCGCATCACGGTGGTGGCCGGCATCACCTCCATGCAGGCCCTGACGGCGGCACATGCCATTCCCGTGAACGACATCGGCCAGCCCTTCGTGGTGACCACGGGCCGCCAGTTGCGCGAGCACGGCTGGCCTGCGGGCGTGGATACGCTCATGGTGATGCTCGACGGCCAATGCAGCTTCGCTGTGCTTCCATCCGACGTGGCGCACGACGTCCAGATCTGGTGGGGCGCCTATCTGGGCATGCCGCAGCAACTCCTGGACCATGGACCGCTTGCCGAAGTGGCGGAACGCATCGCTGCGACACGCGCCGCAGCGCGTGCGCGGCATGGCTGGATCATGGACATCTACCTGCTGCGCAGGTCGCCCGCTCACTCCACGTCGGGTTGCGCCTGA
- a CDS encoding cobalt-precorrin-6A reductase, with protein sequence MTQVLLLGGTSGASQLAQALHRAGVPALFSYAGVTHAPLAQPLPTRSGGFGGAEGLAQFIRDHGISHVVDATHPFAAQMSRNACVACAATGTPLLALERAAWQPQAGDQWIDVADMAAAAAALPEAPSRVFLAVGRKQLDAFARHPQHHYLLRLVDAPVPGSLSLPRHTVITGRGPFGEADDLALLRQHGMQWVVAKNAGGEATRGKLDAARRLGLPVVMVQRPVLPDRLRTEEVSAVLHWLDHGALP encoded by the coding sequence ATGACGCAAGTTCTCCTGCTGGGCGGTACCAGCGGCGCCAGCCAGTTGGCCCAGGCATTGCACCGGGCGGGCGTGCCCGCCCTGTTCTCGTACGCGGGCGTGACCCACGCCCCGCTGGCGCAGCCCCTGCCTACGCGCAGCGGCGGGTTTGGCGGCGCCGAGGGGCTGGCGCAATTCATTCGCGATCACGGCATCAGCCACGTGGTGGATGCCACGCACCCGTTTGCCGCGCAGATGAGCCGCAACGCTTGTGTCGCATGCGCTGCCACCGGCACACCGCTGCTGGCCCTGGAGCGCGCAGCCTGGCAGCCGCAAGCGGGCGACCAGTGGATCGACGTGGCGGACATGGCAGCAGCAGCTGCCGCCCTGCCCGAGGCACCATCGCGCGTGTTTCTCGCCGTGGGGCGCAAACAGCTCGATGCCTTTGCGCGCCACCCGCAGCACCACTACCTGCTGCGGCTTGTGGATGCGCCCGTGCCCGGCAGTCTTTCGCTCCCGCGCCACACGGTGATCACGGGTCGCGGTCCTTTCGGCGAGGCCGATGACCTGGCCCTGCTGCGGCAGCACGGCATGCAATGGGTTGTGGCCAAGAATGCCGGCGGCGAGGCCACGCGCGGCAAGCTCGATGCCGCGCGCCGCCTGGGCCTGCCCGTGGTGATGGTGCAGCGGCCGGTGCTGCCCGACAGGCTGCGCACCGAGGAGGTGAGCGCCGTGTTGCATTGGCTGGATCACGGCGCGTTGCCGTAG
- a CDS encoding precorrin-8X methylmutase: MVHTYETNGAEIYRQSFATIRREADLQRFTPGEERVVVRMIHAAGMVELAAHVQFSAGVVEAGRRALEAGAPVLCDVRMVSEGITRSRLPAGNPVICTLHEDDVAELSRQLNTTRSAAALELWRPHLAGAVVAIGNAPTALFHLLNMLKDPSCPRPAAIVGCPVGFIGAAESKEALMQDLPAPSMIVRGRLGGSAITVAAINALASHAE, from the coding sequence ATGGTTCATACCTACGAAACCAATGGCGCCGAGATCTATCGGCAATCCTTCGCCACCATCCGCCGCGAGGCCGACCTGCAGCGCTTCACCCCCGGTGAAGAACGCGTGGTGGTGCGCATGATCCACGCCGCCGGCATGGTGGAACTTGCTGCACACGTGCAGTTCTCGGCCGGTGTGGTCGAAGCCGGCCGGCGCGCACTCGAGGCGGGCGCGCCCGTGCTCTGCGATGTGCGCATGGTCAGCGAGGGCATCACGCGCTCGCGCCTGCCCGCGGGCAATCCGGTGATCTGCACGCTGCATGAAGACGACGTGGCGGAACTCTCCCGGCAACTGAACACCACGCGCAGCGCCGCCGCCCTCGAACTGTGGCGCCCGCATCTGGCAGGCGCCGTGGTTGCCATCGGCAATGCGCCGACGGCCCTGTTCCATTTGCTGAACATGCTGAAAGATCCTTCGTGCCCGCGCCCGGCCGCCATCGTCGGCTGCCCCGTGGGTTTCATCGGCGCCGCCGAATCCAAGGAGGCGCTGATGCAGGATCTGCCCGCGCCCTCGATGATCGTGCGTGGTCGACTGGGCGGGTCCGCCATCACCGTGGCCGCCATCAACGCCCTGGCCAGCCATGCGGAATGA
- the cobG gene encoding precorrin-3B synthase: MPKDTSSPTSTPPPLIQGWCPGAWQPMASGDGLVVRVRPRLGRLSAKQALLLADLAERFGTGLLELTSRANVQLRGVSPSQHPTVLQALADSGLLDADARQERLRNLIVDPLWHADDQVWKLAHALQEALVRTENLDALPAKFGFSISSGRHAGLAQVAADVRLVRTEASTWLIHPEGHDRALAAPHRAHATASALALARWCATQALARRERGEHPGRLSTLLRGWHAAHREWPALAVPAGVRWVPMPGGAGEIPAPGWVPGLGLLIGAPLGRVSAPALARLAHEQPNALRVTPWRMLLAESITPQAAESAGLWDARHWISSPADARLRVSACTGAPGCSQALGPTQSLALHLAGQVPPHAHLHVSGCAKGCARQQAATITLRAQGQGSGTSPIFEVISNGSARGVAEAAWDERALRDNPGLLFEEN, from the coding sequence ATGCCCAAAGACACATCCTCTCCCACATCCACCCCGCCCCCGTTGATCCAGGGCTGGTGCCCCGGCGCCTGGCAGCCCATGGCTTCGGGTGACGGGCTGGTGGTGCGCGTGCGCCCAAGGCTGGGCCGGCTGAGCGCGAAGCAGGCACTGCTGCTCGCGGATCTGGCGGAGCGGTTCGGCACCGGCCTGCTGGAGTTGACCAGCCGCGCCAACGTTCAGCTGCGTGGCGTGAGCCCGAGCCAACATCCCACCGTGCTGCAGGCCCTCGCCGATTCGGGCTTGCTGGACGCAGATGCGCGCCAGGAGCGCCTGCGCAATCTGATCGTCGACCCGCTCTGGCATGCGGATGACCAGGTGTGGAAGTTGGCACACGCTCTGCAGGAGGCCCTGGTCCGCACGGAAAACCTGGATGCCCTTCCCGCCAAGTTCGGATTTTCCATCTCGTCGGGACGTCATGCCGGACTGGCGCAGGTTGCCGCCGACGTGCGCCTGGTGCGCACGGAGGCATCGACCTGGCTCATCCATCCCGAAGGCCATGACAGGGCATTGGCAGCCCCGCATCGGGCGCACGCCACGGCGAGCGCACTCGCGCTGGCCCGCTGGTGCGCCACCCAGGCGTTGGCACGGCGCGAGCGGGGCGAGCATCCCGGGCGTTTGTCCACGCTGCTGCGTGGCTGGCACGCCGCACACCGTGAATGGCCGGCGCTGGCTGTGCCGGCGGGGGTGCGGTGGGTACCGATGCCCGGGGGGGCCGGAGAAATTCCTGCGCCAGGCTGGGTGCCGGGCCTCGGCTTGCTGATCGGTGCGCCGCTGGGCCGCGTGAGCGCGCCAGCGCTGGCCCGGCTCGCCCATGAACAGCCGAATGCACTGCGCGTAACGCCGTGGCGCATGCTGCTGGCTGAATCCATCACTCCGCAGGCCGCTGAATCGGCGGGATTGTGGGATGCCCGGCACTGGATCAGTTCCCCCGCGGACGCGCGGCTGCGTGTCTCGGCCTGTACCGGTGCGCCGGGATGCAGCCAGGCGCTGGGCCCCACCCAATCGCTGGCACTCCACCTGGCCGGGCAGGTTCCCCCGCACGCGCATCTTCACGTCTCCGGCTGCGCCAAGGGATGCGCGCGCCAGCAGGCCGCCACCATCACGCTGCGCGCGCAGGGACAGGGAAGCGGCACGTCCCCTATCTTTGAAGTGATCAGCAACGGCTCGGCGCGAGGAGTCGCCGAAGCCGCCTGGGACGAGCGCGCACTGCGCGACAATCCCGGGCTGTTGTTTGAAGAAAACTGA
- the cobJ gene encoding precorrin-3B C(17)-methyltransferase yields the protein MVTTTATTGRLIVAGLGPGDPAQITPAVHDALLQANDVVGYLPYIARARELLECTGAVPRTDIAWHASDNRVELDRARQALALAAQGRQVVVVSSGDPGVFAMASAVFEAIEAAPTEAAAAWHALDVQVLPGVTAMLAAAARAGAPLGHDFCCINLSDNLKPWPVIARRVQLAAEADFAMAFYNPRSRTRPEGFVRLLELLRAQCEPSRLLIFARAVSTPDETLQVCTLAEATPEMADMRTVVIVGNSTTRRVGRWIYTPRYYGNAP from the coding sequence ATGGTGACAACCACCGCAACCACGGGCCGCCTGATCGTGGCCGGGCTCGGCCCGGGCGATCCGGCACAGATCACGCCCGCCGTGCACGACGCCCTCCTGCAGGCCAACGACGTGGTCGGCTATCTGCCCTACATCGCCCGTGCGCGCGAGCTGCTGGAGTGCACGGGCGCAGTGCCCCGGACAGACATCGCCTGGCATGCATCGGACAACCGCGTGGAGCTTGACCGGGCACGCCAGGCACTGGCACTGGCCGCGCAAGGCCGGCAGGTGGTCGTGGTGTCGTCGGGCGATCCCGGCGTATTCGCCATGGCCTCCGCCGTGTTCGAAGCCATCGAAGCCGCGCCCACCGAAGCGGCGGCTGCGTGGCATGCGCTCGACGTGCAGGTGCTGCCCGGCGTCACCGCCATGCTGGCCGCGGCCGCGCGTGCGGGTGCGCCGCTGGGCCATGATTTTTGCTGCATCAATCTTTCGGACAACCTCAAGCCCTGGCCGGTGATCGCCCGCCGCGTGCAACTGGCCGCCGAAGCGGATTTCGCGATGGCCTTCTACAACCCGCGCTCACGCACCCGGCCCGAAGGCTTTGTCCGGCTGCTGGAGCTGCTGCGCGCCCAGTGCGAACCTAGCAGACTGCTGATCTTCGCCCGTGCCGTATCCACGCCCGACGAGACACTGCAGGTCTGCACTCTCGCGGAGGCCACCCCCGAGATGGCCGATATGCGCACCGTGGTGATCGTGGGCAACAGCACCACGCGCCGCGTGGGCCGCTGGATCTACACGCCGCGCTACTACGGCAACGCGCCGTGA
- the cbiE gene encoding precorrin-6y C5,15-methyltransferase (decarboxylating) subunit CbiE, translating to MTDPWLTLIGLNEDGLQGLSPSARQALDNAEVVFGGPRHLALAQVDERGQPWPVPFDPAPVLAQRGKRVAVLASGDPFWFGAGGSLAAQVTPGEWRCFAQPSTFSLVAARLGWKLEATECLGLHASPLEQLLPRLAPGRQMIALLRDGAAVEQLAQWLSHEGWGASQMWVMESVGGPRERCRMLRADAAADTPAAEPAQAPVTVALLAQGGAAWPQVPGLPDASYAHDGQITKAPARAITLAALAPRRGERLWDIGGGSGSVAVEWCLAGGTAISVEQHARRTANIRANAARFGLQKTLHVVHGLAPDALQGLPPPQAVFVGGGFDAALFAVLREHMPAGCRLVVNAVTLETQALLVQLQGECGGQLLKLEISSAVPLGRMRSWETARPLMQWSWQP from the coding sequence ATGACTGATCCATGGTTGACTTTGATAGGGCTGAACGAAGACGGACTTCAGGGGCTATCCCCCTCGGCCCGCCAGGCGCTGGACAACGCCGAAGTAGTCTTCGGTGGACCGCGCCATCTGGCGCTCGCCCAGGTCGATGAGCGCGGCCAGCCCTGGCCCGTGCCGTTCGATCCGGCACCGGTGCTCGCGCAGCGTGGCAAACGCGTCGCCGTGCTGGCTTCGGGCGATCCCTTCTGGTTTGGTGCGGGCGGAAGCCTGGCGGCGCAGGTCACGCCCGGGGAGTGGCGCTGTTTCGCACAACCCTCGACATTCTCGCTGGTTGCGGCCCGCCTGGGCTGGAAACTGGAAGCGACCGAATGCCTCGGTCTGCATGCCAGTCCGCTGGAGCAATTGCTGCCCCGCCTTGCACCCGGCCGGCAGATGATCGCGCTGCTGCGCGACGGTGCGGCCGTCGAGCAGTTGGCGCAATGGCTCTCGCATGAAGGCTGGGGCGCCAGCCAGATGTGGGTGATGGAATCCGTGGGCGGACCGCGCGAGCGCTGCCGCATGCTGCGCGCTGACGCCGCGGCGGACACCCCCGCGGCAGAACCCGCCCAGGCCCCCGTGACCGTGGCCTTGCTCGCACAGGGCGGCGCAGCATGGCCCCAGGTGCCAGGCCTGCCTGATGCATCGTACGCCCACGACGGCCAGATCACCAAGGCGCCTGCACGCGCCATCACGCTGGCAGCCCTCGCGCCGCGCCGCGGAGAGCGGCTGTGGGATATCGGCGGGGGCTCGGGCTCGGTCGCCGTGGAATGGTGCCTCGCCGGTGGCACGGCCATCAGCGTGGAGCAGCACGCCCGGCGCACGGCCAACATTCGTGCCAACGCCGCACGGTTTGGCCTGCAGAAGACATTGCACGTGGTGCACGGCCTCGCGCCTGATGCGCTGCAGGGCCTGCCGCCGCCGCAAGCGGTGTTTGTGGGCGGTGGCTTCGACGCCGCGCTGTTTGCCGTGCTTCGCGAGCACATGCCCGCCGGCTGCCGCCTCGTGGTGAATGCCGTGACGCTGGAAACCCAGGCGCTGCTCGTGCAGTTGCAGGGCGAATGCGGCGGCCAGTTGTTGAAGCTGGAAATTTCCAGTGCCGTGCCGCTGGGCCGCATGCGCAGCTGGGAAACCGCGCGTCCATTGATGCAATGGAGCTGGCAGCCGTGA
- the cobM gene encoding precorrin-4 C(11)-methyltransferase yields MTVHFIGAGPGAADLITVRGRDLMARCPVCLYAGSLIPRELLAHCPPGARIVNTASMSLEQIMEEISAAEARGEDVARLHSGDLSVWSAMGEQLRRLRALDIAYTVTPGVPSFAAAAATLGAELTLPGLCQSVVLTRTSGRATAMPEGENLAAFAATGAVLAIHLSIHVATKVQAELLPHYGADCPAAIVWRASWPDETVVRTTVGELAQAVATSMERTAIILVGRSISAQEFGESRLYAADYDRRYRPLGTEPRFPGNGAAVDTATDRPLPEAQA; encoded by the coding sequence ATGACCGTTCATTTCATCGGTGCAGGCCCCGGCGCCGCCGACCTGATCACCGTGCGGGGGCGCGACCTCATGGCGCGCTGCCCCGTGTGCCTCTATGCGGGCTCGCTCATTCCACGCGAGCTGCTGGCCCATTGCCCGCCGGGTGCGCGCATCGTGAACACTGCCTCCATGAGCCTGGAACAAATCATGGAAGAAATCTCCGCAGCCGAAGCGCGCGGAGAAGATGTGGCACGTCTGCATTCAGGCGACCTGTCTGTCTGGTCTGCCATGGGCGAGCAATTGCGGCGCCTGCGTGCGCTGGACATCGCCTACACCGTCACGCCGGGCGTACCGTCGTTTGCCGCAGCGGCGGCCACGCTCGGCGCGGAACTGACGCTGCCCGGCCTGTGCCAATCGGTGGTGCTCACACGCACATCGGGCCGCGCCACGGCCATGCCCGAGGGCGAGAACCTCGCGGCGTTCGCGGCCACCGGTGCCGTACTGGCCATTCACCTGTCCATCCACGTCGCCACGAAGGTGCAGGCCGAGCTGCTGCCGCACTACGGTGCGGACTGTCCCGCCGCCATCGTCTGGCGCGCCAGCTGGCCCGATGAAACAGTGGTGCGCACCACGGTGGGCGAGCTCGCGCAGGCGGTCGCCACGAGCATGGAGCGCACGGCCATCATCCTGGTGGGCCGCAGCATTTCCGCACAGGAGTTTGGAGAAAGCCGCCTCTACGCCGCCGACTACGACCGCCGCTACCGCCCTCTCGGCACCGAGCCGCGTTTTCCCGGCAACGGAGCGGCCGTGGACACCGCCACCGATCGCCCGTTACCCGAGGCGCAGGCATGA